From the genome of Methanotorris formicicus Mc-S-70, one region includes:
- a CDS encoding CPBP family intramembrane glutamic endopeptidase: protein MLAKVLPIIFLTYGGKLIVILGYFNFLKESILQIFMMLYAFVGVGFGTRRSFSECIERLDLKKPNLVYVLIGVLIIYFVDYFIWKIPYFLSYFLLQTSPELGRAALNYTITENSNVVHVIENIRVNIPSFFGVVMLCVIVGVGEELMFRGALQPRFGNLWTSLLFASLHYQYLSFITLVDVFLISYILGIIKNKSNTSTTILIHAIYDLICLI from the coding sequence ATGCTTGCGAAAGTCCTACCAATTATATTCCTCACCTATGGTGGAAAGTTAATAGTTATTCTTGGATATTTTAATTTTTTAAAAGAAAGTATCTTGCAAATCTTTATGATGTTGTATGCCTTTGTTGGAGTTGGATTTGGGACAAGAAGGTCTTTTAGTGAATGCATTGAGAGATTGGATTTAAAAAAACCAAACTTAGTTTATGTTTTAATTGGTGTTTTAATAATTTATTTTGTCGATTATTTTATTTGGAAGATCCCTTATTTCCTTTCTTATTTTTTACTCCAAACATCTCCTGAGTTGGGACGTGCTGCATTGAACTATACAATAACTGAAAATTCAAATGTTGTGCATGTCATTGAGAATATAAGGGTTAATATTCCATCTTTTTTTGGTGTAGTTATGCTGTGCGTTATAGTTGGTGTTGGGGAGGAGTTGATGTTTAGAGGGGCGCTACAACCAAGATTCGGCAACTTATGGACAAGTTTGTTATTTGCCTCTTTACATTACCAATATCTTTCATTTATAACACTTGTGGATGTATTTCTAATAAGTTACATATTGGGGATAATAAAGAACAAATCAAATACTTCAACAACGATTCTAATACATGCGATTTATGATTTAATATGCTTAATCTAA
- a CDS encoding geranylgeranylglyceryl/heptaprenylglyceryl phosphate synthase, which yields MKINVGKVEKKLNKIIEEEGAVYLVLIDPDEKNVEEIAEKVKDYADAIMIGGSIGVVNLDETTKKIKEITKLPTILFPGNVDGLTPYADAVFFMSLMNSTNPYWIVNAPTLGSLTIKKFGLEPIPMAYLCVEPAKRTAVGFVGGINEIPQRKPEIAAMYCLSAKYFGMRWAYLESGSGAEYPVSNEMIAISKRLSGINIIVGGGIRKPEIAYEKVLSGADAIVTGNLLEKNPNAVEEMYDAIKKAGREKLKNQKK from the coding sequence ATGAAAATAAATGTTGGGAAGGTTGAAAAAAAATTAAACAAAATCATTGAAGAAGAAGGAGCAGTTTATTTGGTTTTAATTGATCCAGATGAGAAAAATGTCGAAGAAATTGCGGAGAAAGTTAAGGATTATGCGGATGCAATAATGATCGGTGGAAGTATTGGAGTTGTTAATTTAGATGAAACTACCAAAAAAATAAAGGAAATAACAAAACTCCCAACCATTTTATTCCCTGGAAATGTTGATGGACTCACACCATACGCAGATGCAGTATTTTTTATGTCATTAATGAACTCAACAAATCCATACTGGATTGTAAATGCCCCAACATTGGGGAGTTTAACAATAAAAAAATTTGGTTTAGAACCAATACCAATGGCATACCTCTGCGTTGAGCCAGCAAAAAGAACAGCAGTTGGTTTTGTTGGGGGGATAAATGAAATTCCACAAAGAAAGCCAGAGATAGCGGCAATGTATTGTCTCTCTGCTAAATACTTCGGTATGAGGTGGGCATATTTAGAATCTGGAAGTGGGGCAGAATATCCAGTAAGTAATGAGATGATTGCAATCTCAAAAAGATTGAGCGGAATAAATATCATCGTTGGTGGGGGGATTAGGAAGCCAGAAATTGCCTACGAGAAGGTTTTGAGTGGAGCAGATGCAATTGTTACAGGAAACTTATTGGAGAAGAATCCCAATGCTGTTGAAGAGATGTATGATGCAATCAAAAAGGCAGGAAGGGAAAAACTTAAAAACCAGAAAAAATAA